A segment of the Streptomyces sp. NBC_01235 genome:
CGGTCATGTCGTAACCGAACTTGGTGGCCAGGACCACCTTGTCACGGAAGTCCTTCACAGCCTTGCCGAGCAGGATCTCGTTGCTGCCGGTGCCGACGCCGTACAGCTCGGCGGTGTCGAAGAAGTCGATCCCGAGTTCGTGCGCACGGCGGATGGTGGCGATGCTCTCCTCCTCGTTCGAGGAGCCGTAGGCGAGGGTCATCCCCATGGTGCCGAGTCCGAGCGCGGAGACGCGAAGGCCTTGGGAGCCCAGATTGCGGTGATGCATGAGTTTCTCCATACGTAGCTGTCAGCCAGGCCATCGTCAAACCAGACTGTTTGGTTTGAGTGTAGGCGCCAGTCGCCTGCAATGCCAAACCAAACAGTTCGGCCGCTTATCCTGGTCGTATGCCTCGCCCCGCCACCACCGACCCGACCGCCGAGCCCGCTGCCCCTGACGGCGCCGACTCAACCCGTGAACGCATCGTCACCGCCGCCACGGATGAGTTCGCCCGTCACGGAATCGCCGGCGCCCGGGTGGACCGCATCGCCAAGCAGGCCAGGACCAGCAAGGAACGCGTCTACGCGTACTTCCGCGGCAAGGAAGCGCTCTACGGCCACGTTGCAGCCAAGGAGCTGACCGAGCTCGCGGAGGCCACCAAGATGGATCCGGCCGACCTGCCCGGCTACGCGGGCTGTCTCTTCGATCACTTCACGGCCCGCCCCGATCACCACCGCCTGATCACCTGGGGACGCCTCGAACTGGCCGACTCGGCTGTAGCCGACACCGGAGGCGATCCCACAAGGGCGGCCATCGCCCGCAAGCTCGACCAGCTCCGGCAGGCGCAGCGGGCCGGACAGCTCGACCCCGCATGGGACCCGGTCCACGTCCTCGCCCTGGTCAACCAAATCGCCACCACATGGGCCGCTCAGCCCGAGATTGGTGCGGCCGCCGCCGAACAGGCCGCAGACAACTCCACCTCCGCCCGCCGGGAAGCCGTCGTGGCCGCGGTCGAGCGCCTCTTCCCACGCATGAAGCAGGGACGAGCCGGCTGACCGGTTCGGGATCGGCTACCGGGGCGCCGTGCACTCACCGCCACGACGGCTGGGGACGGCAGCGCCCTGAGCGCGGAACTTGTTCTACGGCCGGGGCGAGTCCGGTCGAGGTCAGCCCGAGGTGGACCACATCGGGGCAGATGAGCCTGCCGCCTCGAACGGCCGCTCCCAGAAGAGCGGGGTCTCCTCGATCGCGACGGGGAACCTGAGCCGCTTCACCGGACGGCCGTCACCGCTGACGAAGATGCGCTCCTCGTACGGCCCGTGGAGGGGCAGGCGGATCTCCGGTTCCTCGGCGACGTGGCCCGCGCTGATCAGCATCGCGGCGGTTCGGGCGAGCGAGAGACGGGAGACAGAGCCTTCACCTGTCGTCACTCGATGCGTCAGCCCCCGGATCGCGGCGCCGGCGATCTGGTATCCGGTCGCGAAGTCGAGTGCCTCGACGGGCAGGTGCCGGGGCCGGTCGGCGCCGACGAGCCTGCCGAGCGCGTTGATCGGTGTCCTGTTCTCCGGGTCGGCGAGGGCCCAGGCCGTCGTCGCGTCGGCGAGGCCGCTGCTGAACTGGACCAGGGTGTCGAAGCCTCTGCGGTCCTTCCATGGCCCTGTCCAGCCGTAGGCGTTGAGCGCCACTTCCACCAGGCCGGGTCGTACGGCGGCCCGGACCTCCGGGGCGACGAGGCTGTCCAGGCCCCCGGGGCGGTAGCCGTGGACGAGCACGTCCGCCTCGGACAGCAGCTTGAGGAACCGGTCGCGGCCGTCCTCGGTCCGCAGATCGAGGAACGCCCACCGCTTGCCCAGCATGATGTCGCTGCCCCGCCCGAAGACGCTGCTCTCGTCGGAGCCGGGTCGGTCGAGGCGCAGCACCTCGGCACCGGCGGCCGCCAGGAAGCGGGTCGCCATCGGTCCGGAGATGACCCGGGTCAGGTCGAGCACGCGAATGCCGGCCAGCGGACGTCCCGGTGTCGGCTTCCAGGCGTCGCCGCCCGCTTCACCGGTCTCGATGTGCACGACGGGTTCCGTGGCCACGGCCCGGCCCTGAGCGTGTCGTCGCCATTCCT
Coding sequences within it:
- a CDS encoding TetR family transcriptional regulator produces the protein MPRPATTDPTAEPAAPDGADSTRERIVTAATDEFARHGIAGARVDRIAKQARTSKERVYAYFRGKEALYGHVAAKELTELAEATKMDPADLPGYAGCLFDHFTARPDHHRLITWGRLELADSAVADTGGDPTRAAIARKLDQLRQAQRAGQLDPAWDPVHVLALVNQIATTWAAQPEIGAAAAEQAADNSTSARREAVVAAVERLFPRMKQGRAG
- a CDS encoding CoA transferase, whose amino-acid sequence is MNDCDHPAARGFLSEIWDSLGGQKEALDRVRFEGHGALRSPFAVTDLAAASFAAAGLALSDLLATVGGRGARVRVDRILASGWFDLPVGPSQPLDPSARQQVSHTWMCEFQTADDRWLRMQATFPTLRSRIAHALGTREDRDEFETEIRKHPAEDIERLLVDAGAAVAVSRSVEEWRRHAQGRAVATEPVVHIETGEAGGDAWKPTPGRPLAGIRVLDLTRVISGPMATRFLAAAGAEVLRLDRPGSDESSVFGRGSDIMLGKRWAFLDLRTEDGRDRFLKLLSEADVLVHGYRPGGLDSLVAPEVRAAVRPGLVEVALNAYGWTGPWKDRRGFDTLVQFSSGLADATTAWALADPENRTPINALGRLVGADRPRHLPVEALDFATGYQIAGAAIRGLTHRVTTGEGSVSRLSLARTAAMLISAGHVAEEPEIRLPLHGPYEERIFVSGDGRPVKRLRFPVAIEETPLFWERPFEAAGSSAPMWSTSG